From one Brachypodium distachyon strain Bd21 chromosome 4, Brachypodium_distachyon_v3.0, whole genome shotgun sequence genomic stretch:
- the LOC100830567 gene encoding protein farnesyltransferase/geranylgeranyltransferase type-1 subunit alpha isoform X3, which produces MGSSSGEEEGTNKWVPPSQRPELADVVPVGQDDGPCPVVSISYRDDFREVMDYFRALYSAGERSPRALHFTAEAIHFNPGNYTVWHFRRLVLEALDTDLLQEMNFVDQIAESNPKNYQVWHHKRWLAEKLGPDAANSEHEFTRKMLAIDAKNYHAWSHRQWVLQALGGWESELQYCNQLLEEDVFNNSAWNQRYLVITSSPLLGGLVAMRDSEVDYTVEAIMANPRNESPWRYLKGLYKGDNYLPVADRRISDVCLKVLKDDSTCIFALSLLVDLLRMGLQPSDELKGTIESMENCDPETSHVDLATAVCSILQKCDPLRISYWSWYRTTLS; this is translated from the exons ATGGGATCGTcgtcgggggaggaggagggcaccaacaAGTGGGTGCCGCCGAGCCAGCGACCGGAGCTAGCGGATGTGGTGCCAGTAGGGCAGGATGACGGTCCCTGCCCTGTGGTCTCCATTTCCTACCGTGACGACTTCCGTGAGGTCATGGACTACTTCCGTGCCCTCTACTCTGCCGGCGAGCGGAGCCCCCGTGCTCTCCACTTCACTGCTGAGGCCATTCACTTCAACCCTGGCAACTACACT GTGTGGCATTTCAGGCGTCTTGTTCTGGAGGCACTGGATACTGATTTACTGCAGGAAATGAATTTTGTTGACCAAATTGCTGAAAGTAATCCAAAAAATTACCAAGTCTG GCATCACAAGAGATGGCTTGCTGAGAAATTAGGGCCAGATGCTGCAAATAGTGAACATGAATTTACAAGGAAGATGCTTGCTATTGATGCTAAAAATTATCATGCTTGGTCCCATAGGCAG TGGGTTCTTCAAGCATTGGGTGGATGGGAGAGTGAACTGCAGTACTGCAACCAGCTGCTTGAGGAAGATGTCTTCAATAATTCAGCTTGGAATCAG AGATACCTTGTAATAACAAGTTCACCACTTCTTGGGGGCCTTGTGGCAATGCGTGACTCAGAAGTGGATTACACAGTTGAGGCTATTATGGCGAACCCACGGAACGAAAGCCCCTGGAGATACCTAAAAGGTTTATATAAGGGTGATAATTACTTGCCGGTGGCTGATCGCCGCATTTCTGATGTTTGCCTAAAGGTCCTGAAAGATGATTCGACCTGCATATTTGCTTTGAGCTTGCTGGTCGATCTTCTTCGCATGGGCTTGCAGCCTTCAGATGAACTTAAAGGAACTATAGAATCAATGGAAAACTGTGATCCTGAAACGTCGCATGTTGATCTTGCAACTGCTGTCTGCTCAATCCTGCAGAAATGCGATCCCCTGCGGATAAGCTATTGGTCATGGTACAGAACCACTCTTTCTTAG
- the LOC100830876 gene encoding uncharacterized protein LOC100830876, which translates to MAIAARALRRLPLHLSPSLARPFCAISPAAAAAPAPAAASAKVADRIVRVLAIDLDGGRREVVGLSGQTLLRALSNAGLIEPASHRLDDIDACSAECEVHIAQEWLEKLPPASYEERYVLTRASRNRELNKHARLGCQVVLSQEHQGMVVALPEPKPWDIP; encoded by the coding sequence ATGGCGATCGCGGCGCGTGCActgcgccgcctcccgctccaCCTCTCCCCCTCCCTCGCCCGCCCCTTCTGTGCCAtatccccggccgccgccgccgcccccgctcctgccgccgcttccgccaAGGTCGCCGACCGCATCGTGCGCGTCCTCGCCATCGACCTGGACGGCGGGCGCCGTGAGGTCGTCGGCCTGTCCGGGCAGACCCTCCTCCGCGCGCTCTCCAACGCGGGGCTCATCGAGCCGGCCTCCCACCGCCTGGACGACATTGACGCGTGCTCCGCCGAGTGCGAGGTCCACATCGCGCAGGAGTGGCTCGAGAAGCTGCCACCGGCCTCCTACGAGGAGCGCTACGTCCTCACGCGCGCGTCCCGGAACCGGGAGCTGAACAAGCACGCGCGGCTCGGCTGCCAGGTCGTGCTCTCGCAGGAGCACCAGGGGATGGTCGTTGCCCTCCCCGAGCCCAAGCCGTGGGACATCCCGTAA
- the LOC100831183 gene encoding transcription factor 25, whose amino-acid sequence MSGRLVRRVLQEREVSPQDPAAAASEDELVVEEAASPTRVAARNPFDILDDDDDEAEKDKEYEVDTDQILSYTEQKQSVKEKPNYTVPETNKKSKKKKKGKAEPPFSTKLRHEKSLDSILEDLSIEKKPMENSVHQNDRAAGKEIEANETTVGTSSVLTIDPKHLKAENEMRRIFGSKVVDSLENQRNIPGSSRQVRGVRRASINPRRTLLVSSPSFWPPWDKSMAMDLVETKSGLNYFRYVYDPSVSHVQDLFESAKSANDLNAIAAILAKYPYHPESLLTFADLFKYSGEHQSSSDAVEKCLFALECAWHPLFSPVQGKYQLKYSHDTNKPFFTALFSHMKNLDRRGCHRSALEACKFLLSLDSDDPKGALFCIDYFALRSQQYKWLEQFAEEYQCDNSLWLFPNFSFSLAIARFYLERDAVSENGSDHADKSTAIDLMKQALMLHPLVLSKIVDKAPLKDSSWTQILRNVFFGSAKPGSPSLEHMISIYVERHYIMWRFPELQNLLKDAALLVIESLKQDSREAQDWVCVRKEAFSSEKNEYSHLLVSDFSDTTPSLPPEELRPFMVGPGMVHDMPPVEQEAGPQRIRTPREIAGRNAALVFLESLLPWVDYGDNHHDGNGQNNDD is encoded by the exons ATGTCCGGCAGGTTGGTCCGTCGAGTCCTCCAGGAGAGGGAGGTTTCCCCGcaggaccccgccgccgccgcttccgaGGACGAACTcgtggtggaggaggctgcATCCCCTACACGTGTCGCCGCAAGGAACCCCTTCGATatcctcgacgacgacgacgacgaagcagAAAAGGACAAG GAATATGAAGTGGATACTGATCAAATTTTGAGTTATACAGAACAGAAACAATCTGTGAAGGAGAAGCCTAACTACACTGTTCCCgaaacaaacaagaaatcaaagaaaaagaagaagggcaaggcTGAACCACCATTCTCGACAAAGTTAAGGCATGAAAAATCACTGGATTCAATTCTGGAAGATCTGTCTATTGAAAAGAAGCCCATGGAAAATAGTGTTCATCAAAATGATAGAGCAGCTGGGAAGGAGATTGAGGCAAATGAAACTACTGTTGGTACATCCTCAGTTCTCACGATTGATCCCAAACATCTCAAGGCTGAAAATGAGATGAGGCGTATTTTTGGATCAAAGGTAGTGGATTCACTTGAAAACCAACGGAATATACCTGGCAGTTCAAGGCAAGTACGTGGTGTTAGGCGTGCCTCCATTAATCCTAGAAGAACTCTCCTTGTATCTTCCCCTAGCTTCTGGCCACCATGGGATAAGTCAATGGCAATGGATCTTGTTGAGACAAAGAGTGGTTTGAATTATTTCAG GTATGTATATGATCCTTCTGTCAGCCATGTGCAGGATTTGTTTGAATCTGCCAAATCAGCCAATGACCTCAATGCTATTGCTGCTATATTAGCAAAATATCCCTATCACCCAGAATCATTGTTAACATTTGCTGATCTGTTCAAATATTCTGGAGAACATCAATCATCATCAGACGCTGTTGAGAAGTGTCTATTTGCACTGGAGTGTGCTTGGCATCCATTATTTAGTCCAGTGCAGGGCAAATACCAGTTAAAGTACAGCCATGACACAAATAAGCCATTCTTTACAGCCCTTTTTAGTCACATGAAAAACCTGGATAGGCGTGGCTGCCATCGTTCAGCTTTAGAGGCCTGCAAGTTTCTTTTGTCATTGGATTCTGATGACCCAAAGGGTGCTCTATTTTGCATTGATTACTTTGCTCTAAGATCGCAGCAGTACAAATGGTTGGAACAGTTTGCTGAAGAGTACCAGTGTGATAACTCCCTCTGGCTGTTCCCtaatttctccttttctcttgCCATTGCACGGTTTTACCTCGAACGAGATGCGGTATCTGAGAATGGTTCTGACCATGCCGACAAGTCAACAGCTATTGACCTCATGAAGCAAGCATTGATGCTTCATCCTTTGGTGCTATCCAAGATAGTTGACAAGGCTCCCCTCAAAGACTCATCATGGACTCAAATACTCAGaaatgtgttttttggatCAGCAAAGCCAGGAAGCCCGTCACTTGAGCATATGATTAGCATATATGTCGAGCGTCATTATATCATGTGGAGGTTCCCAGAACTTCAGAACTTACTCAAAGATGCTGCTCTTTTGGTGATTGAATCACTAAAACAGGATAGCAGAGAAGCCCAGGACTGGGTGTGTGTTAGAAAAGAGGCATTTTCTTCAGAGAAGAATGA GTATTCTCATCTGCTTGTTTCGGACTTCTCTGACACAACACCATCACTCCCCCCAGAAGAACTGCGGCCATTTATGGTTGGTCCAGGAATGGTGCATGATATGCCACCTGTTGAACAAGAAGCTGGGCCTCAGAGAATCCGAACCCCTCGTGAAATTGCTGGGCGCAATGCTGCATTGGTCTTTCTTGAATCGCTTCTCCCATGGGTTGACTATGGTGACAATCATCACGATGGAAATGGCCAAAACAATGATGATTGA